The Panulirus ornatus isolate Po-2019 chromosome 55, ASM3632096v1, whole genome shotgun sequence genome has a segment encoding these proteins:
- the LOC139765407 gene encoding uncharacterized protein: MLRQWTSSSSSQLSLIIFSVVVWVAGTSSVQHDVNNDDSTASSSTTLPPHDSPASADDPVQSSPLQSLIVLLGPSESPETIQNPLNPSEELLDPLESKVSTENPLRTAINASVDSSASLQVIQDPFPSSEVAEDPSEATDVLRDLRGTKRGSRNPSGSLGGPENPRETPETPLDVPLTQAAPTSAEQPDDDPPPPPPGSSHFIREVRQTTRSLSDVLRSSEGVQDDQGFPHPTKESPEGPDVSLGTPSLKDDRLETQPDSPEPSHARRDEAKLSLWEIISSSSLADDVTTSSKSHPDDVELAESISEAFNSSEDMREEFKPVDSIQDVLKALESIKHNLRSAESIQDALSIPGAIQKRLRSSSGTSPAALTKSASIRISHNQPPRGSIMLQDAERHAIIDADLLRALSLEVKDELRARTAESDGPVLRRFTGIGRPRALLPPGQKRRRRISRRYNRTRPLASSNPHVYAREGGSMTFDARRRYRKKPDDNSEDKVALRDHEATQEVVEPVTLLDPTTSARAGYKPDLTMRKYTTDVEDMREAVGLNSYEIRKEERGEESTDPQAGGGSVGDLETRSKTRDYVPRTTSRPGDHNRDESQIHLPENQENTAVYDVEAEHNSRYTLPSRQEAHLPGHPTPPGGHRAHEVTSGGRGLRRDESQASSDHPQAIHTITQPPGSHPRTVPEAPSFYISPTPPVVRSIPRPSPSVILNHPPRQLLTKRPPQTSPTHYDRSPDPVPDPGNTYATKPAATQDTDLLGYSTRKPSFLNSVTQEHPRTPWPSRQASPTRASTPTAGRTTSPSTSVQGMAPISYDPEAVIREIIGFHGHGHRFLPSYPPVIRSFSPQRFTPPLPVTPPPPRPSPYTRVVWRVTPSAAPSPHRHPNPPPRHTHTAHLHPGSQSSSDLSPGSRLPPSSHTLSPDPPPPPPPLPPTPPHQPSLGSGGPRHPPHPTNQAGPDHTRAKASPPAVVVAPPMAVGPRSSQPPRPSPRLPIPRYTDTRPTRGHTTTKRAHAAPKLPHASVEPTYTPSGTESLPSNPTYSPPELIFMPSEPLPTTPRPVYLTSHPEFEPRTVYKTREHSDRRQMPVNTNASPTKVTRRIPAKPVQEYPTYGAVPPTSFTCDDKLTGYYADPEAYCQVFHMCHYEGQQHSFLCPNGTLFNQQLLTCDHWRNVNCHKATSHYVVNKKLYRLQKKDQYSNKSKRQTSQIPQDQANTVTPSSYWRPEMMSFPYRPIIDSYVTIPSPHSASSRVNSPYRAPITDSYVTTPSLHTVSSLANTPYGAPTKVSYVTAPQSYKAVVALG; encoded by the exons ATGCTAAGGCagtggacatcatcatcatcatctcaacttTCTCTCATCATATTCA GTGTGGTCGTATGGGTGGCGGGGACCAGCTCTGTGCAACACGACGTCAACAACGACGACTCCACCGCCTCCTCCAGCACGACCCTCCCACCGCACGACTCTCCCGCCTCAGCGGACGACCCGGTCCAGAGCTCACCCCTCCAATCCCTTATAGTTCTCCTGGGTCCCTCAGAATCGCCAGAAACCATTCAGAATCCCTTAAACCCATCGGAGGAACTACTCGATCCCTTAGAATCCAAGGTATCGACTGAGAATCCCTTGAGGACGGCAATAAACGCATCAGTAGATTCATCAGCCTCACTTCAGGTGATTCAGGACCCTTTCCCTTCGTCAGAAGTGGCGGAGGATCCCTCTGAGGCCACGGATGTCCTAAGGGATCTTAGAGGAACGAAGAGAGGCTCTCGGAATCCCTCAGGGTCACTTGGAGGCCCGGAGAATCCCCGAGAAACTCCAGAAACTCCTCTGGACGTGCCTCTGACCCAGGCTGCCCCTACGTCAGCAGAGCAGCCAGacgatgatcctcctcctcctcctcccgggtccTCCCATTTCATCCGGGAGGTCAGGCAGACGACACGATCCCTCTCCGACGTCCTCAGATCCTCTGAAGGAGTCCAAGACGATCAGGGGTTCCCTCATCCCACCAAGGAGTCACCTGAAGGGCCCGACGTCTCCCTCGGAACCCCATCCTTGAAGGACGATCGTCTGGAGACCCAGCCAGACTCCCCTGAACCATCACACGCCCGGAGAGATGAAGCCAAACTCAGTCTTTGGGAAATCATAAGTTCATCAAGTCTAGCTGATGATGTTACTACGTCATCTAAGTCCCATCCCGACGATGTTGAACTCGCTGAATCTATATCTGAGGCGTTCAATTCCTCTGAGGACATGCGAGAGGAGTTCAAGCCCGTCGACTCCATCCAGGACGTCCTCAAGGCGTTAGAATCCATCAAACACAACCTCAGATCCGCCGAGTCTATTCAGGACGCCCTGAGCATCCCAGGTGCTATTCAGAAGAGACTGAGGTCGTCGTCAGGGACGTCCCCAGCTGCCCTCACCAAGTCAGCATCGATTCGCATCAGCCACAACCAACCACCGAGGGGCAGCATCATGCTGCAGGACGCGGAGCGCCACGCCATCATCGACGCCGACCTCCTGCGCGCCCTCTCACTCGAAGTGAAAGACGAACTTCGCGCGCGGACGGCTGAGAGCGACGGGCCAGTCTTGCGACGGTTCACAGGCATCGGGAGGCCCAGGGCGCTGTTACCACCAGGGCAGAAGCGACGGAGGAGGATCTCCCGACGGTATAATCGAACTCGCCCTCTGGCGTCGTCGAACCCGCACGTATACGCTAGAGAAGGTGGGTCGATGACCTTCGACGCCAGGCGCAGGTACAGGAAGAAGCCAGATGATAACAGCGAAGATAAGGTCGCTCTCAGAGATCACGAGGCGACGCAGGAGGTAGTGGAACCTGTCACTCTCTTAGATCCGACGACATCGGCTCGCGCGGGCTACAAACCCGACCTTACCATGAGGAAGTACACCACAGATgtggaggacatgagggaggcagtaggaCTCAACAGCTACGAGatcaggaaggaagaaagaggggAGGAATCCACGGATCCCCAGGCGGGAGGGGGCTCGGTAGGTGACTTAGAAACCCGCAGCAAAACACGAGACTATGTCCCCAGGACGACCTCCCGACCCGGGGACCACAACAGAGACGAGTCTCAGATCCACTTGCCGGAGAACCAGGAGAACACGGCCGTCTACGACGTGGAGGCTGAGCACAACTCGAGGTACACCTTGCCCTCCCGGCAGGAGGCTCACCTGCCCGGCCACCCGACGCCTCCTGGAGGGCATAGGGCACACGAGGTCACCTCAGGAGGCCGAGGACTGAGGCGAGACGAGTCTCAAGCATCGTCAGACCATCCGCAGGCGATCCACACGATCACCCAGCCTCCAGGATCGCATCCCAGGACGGTCCCCGAGGCTCCGTCGTTCTATATATCCCCAACGCCTCCTGTGGTGCGTTCTATCCCACGTCCCTCACCCAGCGTCATCCTTAACCATCCACCCAGACAACTGCTCACCAAGCGTCCTCCTCAGACCTCGCCTACTCACTACGACCGCTCCCCTGACCCCGTCCCTGACCCCGGGAACACCTATGCCACAAAGCCAGCCGCCACACAGGACACAGATCTACTGGGATACTCGACACGAAAACCCAGTTTCCTTAACTCCGTCACACAAGAACATCCCAGGACACCTTGGCCCAGCAGGCAGGCATCCCCCACCAGGGCGTCCACCCCGACTGCTGGACGAAcaacctccccttccacatcGGTACAAGGGATGGCTCCGATATCCTACGATCCTGAGGCAGTGATAAGAGAGATCATTGGCTTTCATGGCCATGGTCACCGTTTTCTTCCCTCCTATCCTCCAGTAATTCGATCATTTTCTCCCCAGCGATTTACTCCCCCTCTCCCTgttacaccccctcctccccgtccATCCCCTTACACCCGCGTCGTGTGGAGGGTCACCCCATCTGCCGCCCCATCTCCCCACCGtcaccccaaccctcctccccgcCACACGCACACTGCCCACCTCCACCCAGGTTCCCAGTCATCCTCAGATCTTTCTCCTGGAtcacgtcttcctccctcctctcacaccctctctcccgatcctcctcctcctcctcctcctcttccacccacaccaccccaccaaccctccctcgGATCCGGGGGACCTCGTCATCCACCGCATCCCACGAACCAAGCCGGACCCGACCACACCAGAGCCAAGGCCTCACCTCCAGCAGTAGTGGTGGCGCCGCCCATGGCGGTGGGTCCTCGTTCGTCACAGCCTCCTAGACCGTCCCCACGCCTCCCCATCCCTCGCTACACCGACACCCGACCCACACGAGGGCACACGACAACCAAACGTGCCCACGCTGCACCGAAACTGCCACACGCATCGGTGGAACCCACCTACACCCCATCTGGAACCGAATCTCTCCCATCTAACCCAACTTACAGTCCACCTGAGCTTATATTCATGCCTTCTGAACCACTGCCCACTACACCCAGACCTGTGTACCTGACATCCCATCCAGAGTTCGAACCCCGGACAGTATACAAGACGCGTGAACACAGTGACAGACGACAGATGCCTGTCAACACTAACGCATCTCCCACTAAG GTTACTCGTCGCATCCCTGCCAAACCcgtccaggaatacccaacataTGGCGCTGTTCCCccaacctctttcacctgtgaTGACAAACTTACCGGCTATTACGCTGACCCCGAGGCCTACTGCCAG GTGTTCCACATGTGTCATTACGAGGGTCAACAACACTCCTTCCTGTGCCCCAATGGTACCCTCTTCAACCAGCAGCTCTTGACGTGTGACCACTGGCGCAACGTCAACTGCCACAAGGCCACAAGCCACTACGTCGTCAACAAGAAACTCTACAGACTACAG AAAAAGGATCAATACAGCAACAAATCTAAACGGCAGACATCACAGATACCTCAAGACCAAGCAAACACAGTGACACCTTCCAGTTATTGGCGGCCTGAAATGATGTCATtcccttaccgaccaatcatagACAGCTACGTAACGATTCCGTCACCGCACTCCGCCTCTTCACGGGTTAACTCGCCCTACAGGGCACCAATCACAGACAGCTACGTCACGACGCCGTCATTACACACCGTCTCTTCATTGGCTAACACGCCCTACGGTGCACCAACCAAAGTCAGCTACGTCACAGCACCACAGTCATACAAAGCCGTCGTCGCATTGGGCTAG